A window of the Pogona vitticeps strain Pit_001003342236 chromosome 4, PviZW2.1, whole genome shotgun sequence genome harbors these coding sequences:
- the PRELID3B gene encoding PRELI domain containing protein 3B, with protein sequence MKIWTSEHTFDHPWETVTTAAMQKYPNPMNPSVVGVDVLDRHIDCSGKLHSHRLLSTEWGMPSIVKALIGPCRTRTYVREHSVVDPVEKVMELKSTNISFTNLVSVDERLVYKPHPQEPEKTILTQEATICVKGVSVSSYLEGLMENTISSNAKKGREALEWVIKRLNAEIEEFTSSARGTMRSSMAAAAFVEK encoded by the exons ATGAAGATCTGGACCTCCGAGCACACCTTCGA CCACCCTTGGGAGACTGTTACTACAGCTGCTATGCAGAAATATCCAAATCCCATGAACCCTAGTGTGGTTGGAGTTGATGTCTTGGACCGGCACATAGACTGCAGTGGAAAGTTACATAGCCATAGATTGCTCAGTACAGAGTGGGGGATGCCGTCAATTGTAAAAGCG CTTATTGGTCCTTGCAGAACAAGAACATATGTACGAGAACACTCCGTAGTTGACCCAGTGGAGAAAGTAATGGAGCTTAAGTCTACTAAT ATTTCTTTTACAAATTTGGTGTCTGTGGATGAGAGACTAGTTTATAAACCACACCCTCAAGAACCAGAGAA AACCATTTTGACTCAAGAAGCAACCATTTGTGTGAAAGGAGTTAGTGTCAGCAGTTACCTAGAAGGACTGATGGAAAATACAATATCttcaaatgcaaaaaaa ggaCGTGAAGCGTTGGAATGGGTGATCAAGAGACTGAATGCTGAGATAGAGGAATTCACCTCTTCTGCACGAGGAACCATGAGGTCTTCTATGGCAGCGGCAGCCTTTGTAGAGAAGTGA